A single Thermaerobacter sp. FW80 DNA region contains:
- the fliD gene encoding flagellar filament capping protein FliD produces MRISGLASNLDWEQLVDQLMQIERRPLLLLERRKLEIETEKNAWSDIRTRVSNLRDRIAAVLAADLFQRVEATSSDAARVTAQAGSAAVPGTYSVEVQQLATAHAIATYVEVDPSVARNVDGDLTLAVTTVDGHTMASFHVMIDPADSLYAIRDKINAAVDAAVAADPNLKPYAVRAEIIGGHLVISRTETGASTIEVSGSAAGALQLLNQNGAERIVTEGKDAAFKVNGVGFTRSSNTVSDVIQGVTLELHQAGPGQTVTITVGWDDDAVVDAVKKFVEQYNSTLSFMNQQQDYQAAGGGKLGGDVLLTMLRGELRRLVADPVEALSGSDLDRLAAVGITTQDKSGTLQLDEAKLREALAADRAAVQRLLAGDPDAAGSSDDGVFVRLRKAVDRWLETNTGLLDRRIDALDDRVRDYAEQMERMEYRLQLREQNLMRQFEALESLIATLQSQEQWLIQQINQLTSLRPRK; encoded by the coding sequence ATGCGCATCAGCGGCCTGGCCAGCAACCTGGACTGGGAGCAGCTCGTCGACCAGCTGATGCAGATCGAGCGGCGGCCGCTGCTCCTGCTCGAGCGCCGCAAGCTGGAGATCGAGACCGAGAAGAACGCCTGGAGTGACATCCGCACGCGGGTCAGCAACCTGCGGGATCGCATCGCCGCGGTCCTGGCTGCGGATCTCTTCCAGAGGGTCGAGGCCACCAGCAGCGACGCCGCCCGGGTCACCGCCCAGGCGGGCAGCGCCGCGGTCCCCGGCACCTACTCGGTCGAGGTTCAGCAGCTGGCCACCGCTCACGCCATCGCGACCTACGTCGAGGTTGATCCATCGGTTGCTCGAAACGTGGACGGCGACCTCACCCTGGCCGTCACGACGGTGGACGGGCATACCATGGCATCCTTCCATGTCATGATCGACCCCGCCGACTCGCTCTACGCCATCCGTGACAAGATCAACGCCGCCGTCGACGCAGCCGTCGCCGCCGACCCGAATCTGAAGCCCTACGCCGTGCGCGCGGAGATCATCGGGGGACACCTCGTGATCAGCCGCACCGAGACGGGGGCGAGCACCATTGAGGTCTCAGGGTCGGCAGCCGGGGCACTGCAGTTGCTCAACCAAAACGGCGCCGAGCGAATTGTTACCGAGGGGAAGGATGCGGCGTTCAAGGTCAACGGTGTGGGGTTCACCCGTTCGTCCAACACGGTGAGCGACGTGATCCAGGGCGTCACCCTGGAGCTCCACCAGGCCGGCCCCGGCCAAACCGTCACCATCACCGTCGGCTGGGATGACGACGCCGTGGTCGATGCCGTCAAGAAGTTCGTCGAGCAGTACAACAGCACCCTCTCCTTCATGAACCAGCAGCAGGACTACCAGGCCGCAGGGGGAGGGAAGCTGGGCGGCGACGTCCTGCTCACGATGCTGCGCGGCGAGCTGCGCCGCCTGGTGGCGGATCCCGTGGAGGCGCTGTCGGGCTCCGACCTGGACCGGCTGGCGGCGGTGGGCATCACCACCCAGGACAAGTCCGGCACCCTCCAGCTGGACGAGGCCAAGCTCAGGGAGGCGCTGGCGGCCGACCGGGCCGCGGTCCAGCGCCTGCTGGCCGGCGATCCCGACGCCGCCGGCTCCAGCGACGACGGCGTGTTCGTCCGCCTGCGCAAGGCCGTCGACCGGTGGCTCGAGACCAACACCGGGCTCCTGGACCGGCGCATCGACGCCCTGGACGACCGCGTGCGCGACTACGCCGAGCAGATGGAGCGGATGGAGTACCGCCTCCAGCTCCGCGAGCAGAACCTGATGCGCCAGTTCGAGGCGCTGGAGAGCCTCATCGCCACGCTGCAGTCCCAGGAGCAGTGGTTGATCCAGCAGATCAACCAGCTCACGTCGTTGCGACCCAGGAAGTGA
- the fliS gene encoding flagellar export chaperone FliS, whose product MRPDEDHQNPKTRPNGRTAGPAGAASTAGTEPVRTPNLSSHPRPSGTGPVDGATVRPGRLAASPAVAGAAVPGPSAALAPRSQPLGMPRRAVAHPARSYVATRVLTAPPQVLVLMLMDGVLREVARALQVDVKARGGRERLHRALTRAQDFLRELMLALDHERGGELAARLSALYLFCQERLIEANVKGDARLAADAVRVLVPIREAWAALCSGRTGSREPAGGPDRAAPASALNDRNDRGVAPTGRSRSTTPDPTEPLQPLQAPPPSPGRHAGVPAPTRPTTPPMTSPTTPPATPPPKEAEALGAPAGITAPAASAAPAAHAPPAAPAPSPSPAPEPEPPRPPRRSPAHGGIADARWGVRP is encoded by the coding sequence ATGCGACCCGATGAAGACCACCAGAACCCGAAGACGCGGCCGAACGGGAGGACGGCGGGACCCGCGGGGGCGGCGTCGACCGCGGGGACCGAGCCGGTGCGGACACCCAACCTCTCCTCCCATCCACGGCCATCCGGCACCGGGCCGGTCGACGGCGCGACCGTCCGCCCCGGGCGGCTGGCGGCGTCGCCGGCCGTCGCGGGGGCTGCCGTCCCGGGTCCGTCGGCTGCCCTGGCTCCCCGCTCCCAGCCGTTGGGCATGCCACGGCGGGCGGTGGCGCACCCCGCCCGCTCCTACGTGGCGACCCGGGTCCTGACCGCGCCGCCCCAGGTGCTGGTCTTGATGCTCATGGACGGGGTGCTGCGGGAGGTGGCGCGGGCGCTCCAGGTGGACGTCAAGGCGCGGGGCGGTCGCGAACGCCTCCACCGGGCCCTGACCCGCGCCCAGGACTTCCTGCGGGAGCTCATGCTGGCCCTCGACCACGAGCGCGGCGGCGAGCTGGCCGCCCGGTTGAGCGCCCTCTACCTGTTCTGTCAGGAGCGGCTCATCGAGGCCAACGTCAAGGGCGATGCCCGCCTGGCGGCTGACGCCGTGCGGGTGCTGGTCCCCATCCGCGAGGCCTGGGCGGCCCTCTGCTCCGGACGAACCGGCTCCCGTGAGCCCGCAGGTGGCCCGGATCGGGCCGCTCCCGCGTCCGCCCTGAACGACCGCAACGACCGCGGCGTCGCGCCGACCGGCCGCAGCCGGTCGACGACCCCGGATCCCACGGAGCCCCTGCAGCCCCTGCAGGCGCCGCCCCCGTCGCCAGGCCGACATGCCGGCGTACCGGCTCCGACACGGCCCACGACACCGCCCATGACCTCGCCCACGACGCCGCCCGCGACACCGCCCCCGAAGGAGGCGGAGGCCCTCGGCGCGCCGGCGGGCATCACCGCGCCCGCAGCATCCGCAGCGCCCGCAGCGCACGCGCCGCCCGCGGCGCCCGCGCCGTCGCCCTCGCCGGCACCCGAACCCGAGCCCCCGCGACCGCCCCGGCGGTCGCCCGCCCACGGCGGCATCGCCGATGCCCGCTGGGGGGTCCGGCCGTGA
- the metK gene encoding methionine adenosyltransferase has protein sequence MTRAKGRHLFTSESVTEGHPDKIADQISDAVLDAILEQDPQARVACETAVTTGMVLVMGEISTTCYVHIPALVRDVLREIGYTRAKYGFDADTCSVLTAIDEQSPDIAQGVLDAWEVRHGQAPSDEFSRIGAGDQGMMFGFACRETRELMPLPITLAHRLTRRLAEVRKSGLLPYLRPDGKAQVTIEYEGTRPVRVDALVVSTQHREDVSRAQLEEDIRRHVIEAVVPSPMLDERTRIFINPTGRFVIGGPQGDAGLTGRKVIVDTYGGYARHGGGAFSGKDPTKVDRSGAYAARWVAKNIVAAGLAERCEIQVAYAIGVAQPVSIRVDTFGTGVIPDEEIEELVRRHFDLRPGAIIHTLDLRRPIYRQVAAYGHFGRPELDLPWERIDRAAELREAAGLGPMPAAPLAEVAVTL, from the coding sequence GTGACGCGAGCCAAGGGCCGCCACCTGTTCACCTCCGAGTCGGTGACGGAGGGGCATCCCGACAAGATCGCGGACCAGATCTCCGACGCGGTGCTGGACGCCATCCTGGAGCAGGACCCCCAGGCCCGGGTCGCCTGCGAGACGGCGGTGACCACGGGCATGGTGCTGGTGATGGGCGAGATCTCCACGACGTGCTACGTCCACATCCCCGCCCTGGTCCGCGACGTGCTGCGGGAGATCGGCTACACCCGGGCCAAGTACGGCTTCGACGCCGACACCTGCTCGGTGCTGACCGCCATCGACGAGCAGTCGCCCGACATCGCCCAGGGCGTGCTGGACGCCTGGGAGGTCCGCCACGGACAGGCGCCGTCCGACGAGTTCAGCCGCATCGGGGCGGGCGACCAGGGCATGATGTTCGGCTTCGCCTGCCGGGAGACCCGGGAGCTGATGCCGCTGCCCATCACCCTGGCCCACCGGTTGACGCGGCGGCTGGCGGAGGTGCGCAAGTCGGGTCTGCTGCCCTACCTGCGCCCCGACGGCAAGGCCCAGGTGACCATCGAATACGAGGGGACGCGGCCGGTTCGGGTCGACGCCCTGGTCGTCTCGACCCAGCACCGGGAGGACGTCAGCCGCGCCCAGCTGGAAGAGGACATCCGGCGCCACGTCATCGAAGCCGTCGTCCCCTCCCCCATGCTGGACGAGCGGACGCGGATCTTCATCAACCCGACGGGGCGGTTCGTGATCGGCGGGCCGCAGGGCGACGCGGGGCTGACCGGGCGGAAGGTCATCGTCGACACCTACGGGGGCTACGCCCGGCACGGCGGCGGCGCCTTCTCCGGGAAGGACCCCACCAAGGTCGACCGCTCGGGCGCCTACGCCGCCCGCTGGGTGGCGAAGAACATCGTCGCGGCGGGCCTGGCGGAGCGATGCGAGATCCAGGTCGCCTACGCCATCGGCGTGGCCCAGCCGGTGTCGATCCGCGTGGACACCTTCGGCACCGGCGTGATCCCCGACGAGGAGATCGAGGAGCTGGTGCGGCGGCACTTCGACCTCCGACCGGGGGCCATCATCCACACGCTGGACCTGCGCCGGCCCATCTACCGGCAGGTGGCGGCCTACGGCCACTTCGGGCGGCCCGAGCTGGACCTGCCGTGGGAGCGGATCGACCGCGCCGCCGAGTTGCGGGAGGCGGCGGGGCTTGGCCCGATGCCCGCCGCCCCGCTGGCGGAGGTGGCGGTGACGCTCTAG
- a CDS encoding diguanylate cyclase gives MRSWCNPQRLYILLVGVSGMVALVLALRRWEPVPALPLLMMLGAAILMDAFPLPMPGGGAMSLTFGVTLTAQLLYGTLPAVVVNVLGNLIGYGLLNRRPWERTLFNAGQFALAILTAGAVATALGLHPWPAPTGITVPPLHLVFVFVAVYWVINNALVGMALYYHQAHPPREFLRLFLRWLPVDALSTAIAVAAHTVVMIAYQVYGVMGMAVGLTLFLMVNYLLRLHMRLVEAHHDLQSLYEITKGLAGVLELDDAYCWIARAVGQLAPSDAFAVYLAEDDEVLRLQHASHPDAAAILGRVAGDGAVRRAAATRQVVEEEGEPTLHTAGFRPTRVLAVPLATDERLMGCLCLARRDRAFGDRERRLLSILASPMALAIQNGLVYGRTQTLAHTDPMTGLYNYRYFSMRLREALRRAGAAGQPLSLLLIDLDNFSEINNQFGHPTGDEVLRQFAAVLRSAVRQQDLVARYAGDEFVAILPGAGREEAEAVAARIREAVLRHPFTGVTGQIVFTLRFSLGLAVYPFDGPSEHDLIAAADRNMYREKRHHRERDRREHA, from the coding sequence GTGAGGTCGTGGTGTAACCCGCAGCGCCTGTACATCCTCCTCGTCGGCGTGAGCGGGATGGTGGCGCTGGTCCTGGCGCTGCGACGGTGGGAGCCGGTTCCCGCCCTTCCGCTCTTGATGATGCTCGGGGCCGCGATCCTCATGGACGCCTTCCCCCTCCCCATGCCCGGCGGCGGTGCCATGTCCCTGACCTTCGGCGTGACCCTGACCGCCCAGCTCCTCTACGGGACGCTACCCGCCGTCGTCGTCAACGTCCTCGGCAACCTCATCGGCTACGGCCTGCTCAACCGGCGGCCGTGGGAGCGCACCCTGTTCAACGCCGGCCAGTTCGCCCTGGCGATCCTGACGGCCGGCGCCGTGGCCACGGCGCTGGGCCTCCATCCCTGGCCCGCACCCACCGGCATCACCGTCCCGCCGCTCCACCTGGTGTTCGTCTTCGTGGCGGTCTACTGGGTGATCAACAACGCCCTGGTGGGGATGGCCCTCTACTACCACCAGGCCCATCCGCCGCGGGAGTTCCTGCGGCTCTTCTTGCGCTGGCTTCCCGTCGACGCGCTGAGCACGGCCATCGCGGTGGCCGCCCACACGGTGGTGATGATCGCCTATCAGGTCTACGGCGTGATGGGCATGGCCGTCGGGCTGACCCTGTTCCTGATGGTCAACTACCTGCTGCGGTTGCACATGCGCCTGGTCGAGGCCCACCACGACCTGCAGTCCCTGTACGAGATCACCAAGGGGCTGGCGGGGGTGCTGGAGCTGGACGATGCCTACTGCTGGATCGCCCGGGCGGTCGGGCAGCTGGCGCCCTCCGATGCCTTCGCGGTGTACCTGGCGGAGGACGACGAGGTCCTGCGCCTCCAGCACGCCAGCCACCCCGACGCGGCCGCCATCCTGGGCCGGGTGGCCGGCGATGGCGCGGTGCGCCGGGCGGCCGCCACCCGCCAGGTGGTCGAAGAAGAGGGCGAGCCCACCCTGCACACCGCCGGGTTTCGACCCACCCGCGTCCTGGCCGTGCCCCTGGCCACGGACGAACGGCTGATGGGGTGCCTTTGCCTGGCCCGGCGGGATCGCGCCTTCGGCGACCGCGAGCGGCGCCTGCTGTCGATCCTGGCCTCGCCCATGGCGCTGGCCATCCAGAACGGCCTGGTCTACGGCCGCACCCAGACCCTGGCCCACACCGATCCGATGACCGGCCTCTACAACTACCGCTACTTCAGCATGCGCCTGCGGGAGGCGCTGCGCCGGGCCGGCGCCGCCGGCCAGCCGCTGTCGCTGTTGCTCATCGACCTGGACAACTTCTCGGAGATCAACAACCAGTTCGGCCACCCGACCGGCGACGAGGTCCTGCGCCAGTTCGCCGCGGTGCTGCGCAGCGCCGTTCGGCAGCAGGATCTGGTGGCGCGGTACGCCGGCGACGAGTTCGTCGCCATCCTCCCCGGCGCCGGGCGGGAGGAGGCCGAGGCGGTGGCGGCCCGCATCCGCGAGGCCGTCCTGCGGCACCCCTTCACCGGTGTCACCGGCCAGATCGTCTTCACCCTGCGCTTCAGCCTGGGCTTGGCGGTCTACCCCTTCGACGGCCCCTCGGAGCACGACCTGATCGCCGCCGCGGATCGCAACATGTACCGCGAGAAGCGGCACCACCGGGAGCGGGACCGTCGGGAGCACGCCTGA
- a CDS encoding ComF family protein, which produces MGGGLWQPAAAAGWRGAHRLWAFLREELLTWLFPWPPYCLGCGVALPHGLRDEPALCDACGVRLAHGPGGRCPTCDRPAWLADAEGPCSQCRNLGPPWVAVRAVATYEGLMRRLILRMKYGDEPYVAELLGRRMAARADDWPRDLVVVPVPMHPERLRQRGYNQAALLARAVARASSRPLAEGLLVRAEAGGAQAALGAAGRRANVAGAFAPARGARRRGLAGRPVLVVDDVLTTGRTLAAVCAALRAAGAGPVYGLTAAVTPLAPGRHHS; this is translated from the coding sequence GTGGGGGGCGGGCTCTGGCAACCGGCCGCTGCCGCGGGGTGGCGAGGGGCTCACCGGCTCTGGGCGTTCCTTCGCGAGGAGCTCCTGACCTGGCTCTTCCCTTGGCCGCCCTACTGCCTAGGCTGTGGCGTCGCCCTGCCCCATGGGCTGCGGGACGAACCGGCCCTCTGCGACGCCTGCGGCGTCCGGCTCGCCCACGGACCCGGAGGCCGGTGCCCGACCTGCGACCGTCCCGCCTGGCTGGCCGATGCCGAGGGGCCGTGCAGCCAGTGTCGCAACCTGGGGCCGCCGTGGGTGGCGGTCCGGGCGGTGGCGACCTACGAGGGTCTGATGCGGCGATTGATCCTGCGCATGAAGTACGGGGACGAGCCCTACGTCGCCGAGCTGCTGGGCCGGAGGATGGCGGCGCGGGCGGACGATTGGCCCCGGGACCTGGTGGTCGTGCCCGTGCCCATGCACCCGGAGCGGCTGCGGCAGAGGGGGTACAACCAGGCCGCGCTGCTCGCCCGCGCGGTGGCGCGGGCGAGCAGCCGGCCGCTGGCAGAGGGGCTGCTGGTGCGGGCCGAGGCCGGCGGCGCCCAGGCGGCCCTGGGCGCCGCCGGCCGGCGGGCCAACGTGGCCGGCGCCTTCGCCCCGGCCCGCGGCGCCCGCCGCCGGGGGCTGGCGGGCCGCCCCGTGCTCGTGGTCGACGACGTGCTGACCACCGGCCGAACCCTGGCTGCGGTCTGCGCCGCCCTGCGGGCGGCGGGGGCCGGGCCCGTATACGGGTTGACGGCGGCGGTGACGCCCCTCGCGCCGGGCCGGCACCACTCCTGA
- the flgM gene encoding flagellar biosynthesis anti-sigma factor FlgM — MIISRQQVLSALKAYAMQPPATPGAGGPAPVAPNGSVRPPAAGGPNAEAPVRGVGGSEGGGKDESSVSSLRRRDASAGAPTPSVHGPAGSSGAAAVGGSQGPGRPPRDRVDLSPAAATVQRLVAEARALPDVRQERVEALRQRIARGAYQVPPEQVAERMLRRLLVDRAQEGR; from the coding sequence ATGATCATCTCGCGGCAACAGGTGCTGAGCGCGCTGAAGGCGTACGCGATGCAGCCACCGGCCACGCCCGGGGCGGGTGGCCCTGCTCCCGTGGCGCCCAACGGCAGCGTCCGACCCCCGGCGGCGGGCGGGCCGAACGCCGAGGCGCCGGTGCGGGGCGTTGGCGGCAGCGAAGGCGGCGGGAAGGACGAGTCGTCGGTTTCGTCGCTCCGCCGCAGGGACGCGTCCGCGGGGGCGCCGACGCCTTCCGTCCACGGCCCCGCCGGGTCGTCCGGCGCGGCGGCCGTCGGCGGCTCCCAGGGGCCGGGTCGGCCGCCACGGGATCGCGTCGATCTCTCGCCCGCCGCCGCCACGGTCCAGCGGCTGGTGGCCGAGGCCCGGGCGTTGCCCGACGTGCGCCAGGAGCGGGTCGAGGCGTTGCGCCAGCGGATCGCCCGGGGTGCGTACCAGGTGCCGCCGGAGCAGGTGGCCGAGCGCATGTTGCGCCGGCTGCTGGTGGACCGCGCCCAGGAGGGGCGGTAG
- a CDS encoding flagellar protein FlgN: MSRPVMAGGPRSPSAGEASGTTGAEAMDGREPMLSRADALCRELVARTAAQLEPWSRLLEAARSLGEALVAGDPAAIEAAVVEQERWLGVIDRLERRRYRLQEELASAWGLAPSALTWEALARRRPELGAELRRVRDALRARIEGVEAENRRNRALAQQGLAWSRFVLQGVAGASAHTAPAYGRDGQRPWRPPALIDRAY; this comes from the coding sequence GTGTCGCGGCCCGTCATGGCGGGGGGACCCCGATCGCCTTCGGCGGGGGAGGCGTCGGGGACCACCGGGGCGGAGGCCATGGACGGGCGCGAGCCGATGCTGTCGCGGGCGGACGCGCTGTGCCGGGAGCTGGTCGCCCGGACGGCGGCACAGCTGGAGCCCTGGTCACGCCTCCTGGAGGCGGCCCGGTCCCTGGGCGAGGCGCTGGTGGCCGGCGACCCGGCGGCCATCGAGGCGGCCGTGGTCGAGCAGGAGCGTTGGCTGGGGGTGATCGACCGGCTGGAGCGACGGCGCTACCGGCTCCAGGAGGAACTGGCCTCGGCCTGGGGCCTGGCCCCCTCCGCCCTGACGTGGGAGGCGCTGGCCCGGCGCCGTCCGGAACTCGGGGCGGAGCTTCGGCGGGTGCGGGATGCCCTGCGGGCGCGAATCGAAGGGGTCGAGGCGGAGAACCGCCGGAACCGCGCCCTGGCCCAGCAGGGCTTGGCGTGGAGCCGGTTCGTCCTGCAAGGCGTGGCCGGGGCGTCGGCCCACACCGCCCCGGCCTACGGCCGGGACGGACAGCGCCCGTGGCGCCCGCCGGCGCTGATCGACCGCGCCTACTGA
- the flgK gene encoding flagellar hook-associated protein FlgK produces the protein MRSTFFGLELARLGMWAQQRALDVTGHNIANANTPGYSRQVARLTPTPPYPPPSRTLPVETGQVGTGVQVEAIVRVRDLFLDRQVRDLQGQLGRWSVRSRTLAELETIVGEPSDAGLARGLGDFWEALAVVANRPDSLPARTAAVQQAHTLLERFQTADRQLADLQANLDASLVARTDRVNQILAQLADLNHGIRVATGAGQQPNDLLDERDRLVEELAGLLPVAVTERADGSVRVDVAGLVLVDGPVAHRLVAEEEPAGNGTAVRLYWEPAPGSGGSGGGAQDPTTRQPLDATLLEGGEIDGLLEARDGLVAGLREDLKALFFGLAEAVNAIHRQGYGLNDSAGAGGGAGRDVFLLGAGDDLHAVVVNPALDDPANFAAAAEPGAPGDGRIALQLAQLRNQPLAQLGNATAQDYLESVVAELGIAGRQAQEGQRTTELLLDQVTVQRESVRGVSLDEEMTQLIRYQHAYAAAARLVTAVDAMLGILIERTGVVGR, from the coding sequence ATGCGGAGCACGTTCTTCGGCCTCGAACTCGCCCGGCTGGGCATGTGGGCGCAGCAGCGGGCCCTGGATGTCACCGGGCACAACATCGCCAACGCCAACACGCCGGGGTACTCGCGACAGGTGGCCCGCCTGACGCCCACCCCGCCCTACCCGCCGCCGTCGCGGACCCTGCCGGTGGAAACCGGGCAGGTGGGGACCGGCGTGCAGGTGGAGGCGATCGTGCGGGTGCGCGACCTCTTCCTGGACCGGCAGGTGCGCGACCTCCAGGGGCAGTTGGGGCGGTGGTCGGTGCGGTCGCGGACGCTGGCCGAGCTGGAGACCATCGTCGGCGAGCCCTCGGACGCGGGGCTGGCCCGGGGCCTGGGCGACTTCTGGGAGGCGCTGGCCGTCGTGGCCAACCGGCCCGACAGCCTGCCGGCCCGCACGGCGGCCGTCCAGCAGGCGCACACGCTGCTGGAGCGCTTCCAGACCGCGGATCGGCAGCTGGCCGACTTGCAGGCCAACCTGGATGCGAGCCTTGTGGCCCGAACCGACCGGGTCAACCAGATCCTCGCCCAGCTGGCCGACCTGAACCACGGGATCCGGGTAGCCACGGGCGCGGGGCAGCAGCCCAACGACCTGCTGGACGAGCGCGACCGGCTGGTGGAGGAACTGGCCGGCCTGCTCCCGGTGGCCGTCACCGAGCGGGCGGACGGCAGCGTGCGGGTCGACGTCGCGGGGCTCGTCCTGGTGGACGGCCCGGTGGCCCACCGGCTGGTCGCGGAGGAAGAACCGGCCGGCAACGGCACGGCGGTGCGCCTGTACTGGGAGCCGGCGCCCGGGAGCGGCGGCTCGGGCGGTGGGGCGCAGGATCCCACGACGCGCCAGCCCCTCGACGCGACCCTGCTGGAGGGCGGCGAGATCGACGGGCTGCTGGAGGCGCGGGACGGGCTGGTGGCCGGCCTGCGGGAGGATCTCAAGGCCCTGTTCTTCGGCCTGGCCGAGGCCGTCAACGCCATCCACCGGCAGGGCTACGGGCTGAACGACTCGGCGGGAGCCGGTGGCGGAGCGGGCCGGGACGTGTTCCTCCTCGGGGCCGGCGACGACCTGCACGCGGTGGTGGTGAACCCCGCGCTGGACGATCCGGCCAACTTCGCGGCGGCGGCCGAGCCGGGCGCCCCCGGCGACGGGCGGATCGCGCTGCAGCTCGCCCAGCTGCGGAACCAGCCCCTCGCGCAGCTGGGCAACGCCACGGCCCAGGACTACCTGGAGAGCGTGGTGGCCGAGCTGGGCATCGCCGGTCGGCAGGCGCAGGAGGGCCAGCGCACCACCGAGCTGCTGCTCGACCAGGTGACGGTGCAGCGGGAGAGCGTCCGCGGCGTCTCCCTGGACGAGGAGATGACGCAGCTCATCCGGTACCAGCACGCCTACGCGGCCGCGGCCCGTCTGGTCACGGCGGTCGACGCCATGCTCGGCATCCTGATCGAGCGCACGGGCGTGGTCGGCCGCTAG
- the flgL gene encoding flagellar hook-associated protein FlgL, protein MRITGGMMITTLLADLRRAQQRLSTYQNRLASGKRVQRPSDDPVATVDSLRLRARLAEVERLRANAQDARDWLEMTDGALDRAGQIVQRARELAIRAASGTLPDSSLDAIAAEVQQLRDHLLEVANSTLGGVYLFGGYRTNQPPYAVDPASPTGVAYNGDGGAIEREIAPGVTLAVNVPGDAAFDPAFAALAQLATALAARDLDTVGGAAVAALDDALDGLLRWRAAVGAKANRIELGLNRLDEVRIDTERLLSDVEDADIAETAMRLAVSEAAYRAALMAGARIVQPTLMDFLR, encoded by the coding sequence GTGCGCATCACCGGCGGCATGATGATCACCACCCTGCTGGCCGACCTGCGCCGGGCCCAGCAGCGGCTGAGCACGTACCAGAACCGGCTGGCCTCGGGCAAGCGGGTGCAGCGTCCCTCCGACGACCCCGTCGCCACGGTGGACAGCCTGCGGCTTCGCGCTCGCCTGGCGGAGGTGGAGCGGCTGCGGGCCAACGCCCAGGACGCCCGGGACTGGCTGGAGATGACGGACGGCGCCCTGGACCGGGCGGGCCAGATCGTGCAGCGGGCGCGGGAGCTGGCGATCCGGGCGGCATCGGGCACGCTGCCCGACAGCTCCCTCGACGCCATCGCCGCCGAGGTCCAGCAGCTGCGCGACCACTTGCTGGAGGTGGCGAACAGCACCCTGGGCGGCGTCTATCTCTTCGGCGGCTACCGGACGAACCAGCCCCCCTATGCCGTGGACCCCGCAAGCCCGACCGGGGTGGCCTACAACGGCGATGGCGGCGCCATCGAGCGGGAGATCGCCCCGGGGGTGACGTTGGCGGTCAACGTCCCCGGCGATGCGGCCTTCGACCCGGCCTTCGCGGCCCTTGCCCAGCTGGCGACGGCCCTGGCGGCCCGCGACCTGGACACGGTGGGGGGCGCGGCCGTCGCTGCCCTCGACGATGCCCTCGACGGCCTGCTGCGCTGGCGGGCCGCGGTGGGGGCCAAGGCGAACCGCATCGAGCTGGGGTTGAACCGGCTCGACGAGGTGCGCATCGACACCGAGCGGCTCCTGAGCGACGTGGAGGACGCGGACATCGCCGAGACCGCCATGCGCCTGGCGGTGTCGGAGGCCGCCTACCGGGCCGCCCTGATGGCCGGCGCCCGCATCGTCCAGCCCACCCTGATGGACTTCCTCCGCTGA